A DNA window from Acropora palmata chromosome 12, jaAcrPala1.3, whole genome shotgun sequence contains the following coding sequences:
- the LOC141860040 gene encoding uncharacterized protein LOC141860040 has translation MVATRHCCWGKCNNDSRYPERLPDSLKEMLKNGQKAFIPFPKPRHDLKLCQRWVNACSRQNFSVKNVNYNTYICAVHWPGGKGPTKEFPDPFKANLSEKEVRNKTQVKRKAPKQRHEAVVKKARKQLKADSEVESPDVLSEKDSSLYDFKDEEPPTRDQSTQTLSNAELKSKIETLITSNDLKTITPNGGSCFVSDLYEGDISDVQIFEQSGILKHIEPQDVILVDRGFTVQDLVNPLQAYIQIPAFLKGRGNLSAAEELSTRKIAKARVHVERFNQRLKQFKLVGRTIPLSLAPLATQMVVVACGLVNFQEVLCK, from the exons ATGGTTGCAACTAGGCATTGCTGCTGGGGCAAGTGTAATAACGACTCAAGATACCCAGAAAGATTGCCAGATTCACTTAAAGAAATGCTAAAAAATGGTCAGAAAGCTTTCATACCGTTCCCTAAACCGAGGCATGACTTAAAGCTTTGTCAACGCTGGGTAAATGCGTGTTCTAGACAGAATTTCTCCGTGAAAAATGTCAACTACAATACCTACATTTGTGCTGTACACTGGCCAGGTGGAAAAGGACCGACGAAGGAGTTTCCTGACCCGTTTAAAGCGAATTTATCGGAGAAGGAAGTACGTAATAAAACACAAGTAAAACGAAAGGCCCCAAAACAAAGACACGAAGCCGTTGTCAAGAAGGCACGAAAACAGCTCAAAGCCGACTCAGAAGTAGAATCACCCGATGTTTTATCAGAAAAGGACTCATCTTTGTATGATTTTAAGGACGAGGAACCACCAACGAGGGATCAAAGTACCCAAACATTGTCGAATGCAGAGCTGAAGTCGAAGATCGAAACACTCATAACAAGCAATGACTTGAAGACAA TAACTCCTAATGGAGGATCCTGCTTTGTATCAGATCTCTATGAAGGGGACATTTCTGATGTACAAATTTTTGAACAAAGTGGCATTTTAAAGCACATTGAACCACAAGATGTTATTCTAGTGGACAGGGGATTTACTGTCCAAGATCTGGTTAACCCTCTACAAGCATATATCCAAATTCCTGCTTTTTTGAAAGGAAGAGGCAACCTAAGTGCAGCTGAGGAACTTTCCACTAGAAAGATCGCCAAAGCACGAGTTCATGTGGAGCGGTTCAATCAGCGTCTCAAGCAGTTTAAGCTGGTAGGAAGAACCATACCTCTTTCACTTGCTCCATTAGCAACTCAAATGGTAGTAGTTGCATGTGGGTTAGTCAATTTTCAGGAAGTCCTTTGTAAATAG